Proteins found in one Leishmania major strain Friedlin complete genome, chromosome 35 genomic segment:
- a CDS encoding conserved hypothetical protein (previous protein_id=AAZ14503.1), producing the protein MIFGSALVLVVAAINSSANRYLPAKLKLFAPSVGWFIMNLFIARGPLVWYVCSLAIQGLFATLLFMALGFKSDLVLRAVILPFLVTAMAAWAKEVLPSVGGWTTVAVTLTQLWSILGGIIIHACYPANILQVLEQQDARNRRVRATASTLVRKKDKSVDVRMVPSLDGKTELQTLVVKQGYETSRWIVYCGGNAEFLENSLNDIHVISDALKAHAILYNPRGIGFSTGYLSQLGELVEDVAAVARAYIEKERIDEHNLLFFGHSIGGGTAAQVVAECYPHASLVLDRTFSSMSDAAVAFSYLTPKVTRKVFPWFVGDLHTLAGWDSVRHNRKLVLYSKQDEVIKFDISSIARLPQFQKDGADADKAVALCGAPPSYHNSLLSAFDNYEEVCVRMSKMFSM; encoded by the coding sequence ATGATCTTCGGTTCAGCGCTGGTGCTCGTGGTGGCAGCCATCAACAGCTCCGCCAACCGCTATCTTCCTGCCAAGTTGAAGCTGTTCGCGCCCTCAGTGGGGTGGTTCATCATGAATCTGTTCATCGCCCGAGGCCCTCTCGTGTGGTATGTGTGCTCGTTGGCGATTCAAGGACTTTTTGCCACGCTGCTCTTCATGGCTCTCGGCTTCAAGAGCGACCTTGTTTTGCGTGCAGTCATCCTTCCGTTTCTGGTCACCGCGATGGCGGCCTGGGCAAAGGAGGTTCTGCCCTCGGTTGGGGGATGGACTACTGTCGCGGTCACCCTCACGCAGCTCTGGAGCATCCTTGGGGGCATCATAATCCACGCCTGCTATCCGGCCAACATTCTACAGGTCCTTGAACAACAGGATGCGCGCAACCGCCGCGTCCGTGCGACTGCCAGCACGCTGGTTCGAAAGAAAGACAAGTCTGTCGATGTGCGCATGGTGCCATCGCTGGATGGAAAGACGGAGCTGCAGACGCTGGTGGTAAAGCAGGGGTATGAGACGTCGCGCTGGATTGTGTactgcggcggcaacgcggAGTTCCTGGAGAACAGCCTCAACGACATCCACGTCATCAGCGACGCTCTCAAGGCACACGCCATCCTGTATAACCCACGCGGCATCGGCTTCAGCACCGGCTATCTCTCGCAGCTCGGTGAATTAGTCGAGGACGTCGCCGCAGTGGCGCGGGCGTACATTGAGAAGGAGAGGATCGACGAGCACAACTTGCTTTTCTTTGGTCATAGCATCGGCGGCGGTACtgcggcgcaggtggtggcggaATGCTACCCGCATGCCTCCCTCGTGCTGGATCGGACCTTCTCGTCCATGTCGGACGCAGCTGTAGCCTTTTCCTATCTCACCCCCAAGGTCACACGCAAGGTTTTTCCCTGGTTTGTCGGCGACCTTCATACTCTGGCCGGCTGGGACAGTGTTAGGCACAACCGTAAGCTCGTCCTCTACTCGAAGCAGGATGAGGTGATCAAGTTCGACATCTCCTCCATCGCTCGCCTGCCGCAGTTTCAGAAGGATGGCGCGGACGCCGACAAGGCTGTTGCGCTTTGTGGCGCCCCGCCGTCTTACCACAACAGCCTCTTGAGCGCCTTTGACAACTACGAGGAGGTATGTGTCCGCATGAGTAAGATGTTCTCCATGTAA